Proteins encoded by one window of Candidatus Thermoplasmatota archaeon:
- a CDS encoding fumarate hydratase, giving the protein MSEKTVEEGIIQLIKKAETELPNDVTIALQHALTKEHGVAKLQIKTMLKAVETAQKTKVPLCQDTGILTFFVKIGQNFPYSPQIKTWIQQAVIRATTEIPIRPNAVDPISRKNTCLNTADLSPHLIYEYTSGSHATITAFPKGSGSENMSKLWMLAPSTQFDRIEQLIVDAVREAGGKPCPPTILGIGIGGSADQCLQLAKYALLRPLGAPHPDKILAQREQKIIRQCNQTGIGPMGLGGKTTVLAAHIETAPCHPASMPVGLIMQCWANRHATMIINADLSWEIL; this is encoded by the coding sequence ATGTCCGAAAAAACAGTTGAGGAAGGGATCATACAGCTGATTAAAAAAGCAGAAACCGAACTGCCAAATGATGTTACCATCGCATTACAGCACGCACTTACCAAAGAACATGGTGTTGCAAAACTCCAGATTAAAACGATGCTGAAAGCAGTCGAAACTGCTCAAAAAACCAAAGTACCTCTTTGTCAAGACACCGGCATTCTTACTTTTTTTGTGAAGATTGGTCAAAATTTTCCATATTCGCCGCAGATCAAAACATGGATCCAACAAGCAGTTATCAGAGCAACTACTGAAATTCCAATCCGTCCGAATGCTGTTGATCCTATTTCACGAAAAAATACCTGCTTAAATACCGCGGATCTGAGTCCACACCTCATCTATGAGTATACCTCTGGTTCGCATGCAACCATTACTGCTTTTCCAAAAGGAAGCGGGAGTGAAAACATGAGTAAACTTTGGATGCTTGCACCGTCAACACAGTTTGATAGAATCGAACAGCTGATCGTTGATGCAGTGCGAGAAGCTGGTGGAAAACCATGTCCACCAACAATACTTGGCATCGGTATTGGCGGGAGTGCAGATCAATGTCTTCAACTAGCAAAATATGCACTGCTCAGACCACTAGGTGCTCCACATCCAGATAAGATACTTGCGCAGAGAGAACAAAAAATAATACGCCAGTGCAATCAGACAGGTATAGGTCCTATGGGTCTTGGTGGAAAAACAACAGTGCTTGCTGCACATATTGAAACTGCACCGTGTCATCCCGCAAGTATGCCTGTTGGACTTATTATGCAATGTTGGGCGAATCGTCATGCTACCATGATCATCAATGCAGATCTATCCTGGGAGATACTTTAA
- a CDS encoding NADP-dependent isocitrate dehydrogenase, with the protein MTTNEKIIYTKVDEAPALATYSFLPIVKTFTDAADVPVEIRDISLAGRIIANFPEYLTPAQKQTDDLAYLGDLVKKPEANIIKLPCISASVPQLKAAIKELQNKGYKIPDYPEEPKNEKEQEIKARYDKIKGSAVNPVLRMGNSDRRVPASVKNYAKNNPHFMGNWSKKSKSHVAYMNRDNYQENEQSTTITKETAGNAKIELIRKDGSPTILKDKILLNEGDIIDATVMRKKALRKFLEKQINDAAKKDILFSVHLKATMMKVSDPILFGHVVSVFFNDVFEKHKTTFKELGVNPNNGLGDLYAKIQMLPEEKRKEIEQDIQQCYQKRPKLAMVNAEKGITNLHVPSDVIIDASMPAAIRNSGQMYGPDGKLHDTKFVIPDSSYAKVYETVIDFCKQHGAFDPKTMGSVQNIGLMAQKAEEYGSHDKTFEIPNDGTVRVVSQSGETLFEHPVEEGDIWRLCHTKDPAIRDWVKLAVTRAQATGYPIVFWLDKTRPHDAQLIKKVNTYLKDYDTKNLEIHIMAPAEATLHTCKEIKKGNNIIAVTGNVLRDYLTDLFPILEVGTSAKMYSIIPLMNGGGLFETGSGGSAPKHVQQFQQEGHLRWDSLGEFLALVPSLEHYSSRTNNTKAKILAETLDTAIEKYLQNNKSPSPKVHELDNRGSHFYLTMYWAEALAAQTKDKELQKRFAVLAKTLKENEQKILQELNAAQGKPVDLGGYYKPDDALASKAMRPSQTFNQALQTVALVNA; encoded by the coding sequence ATGACTACGAATGAAAAAATTATCTACACCAAAGTTGACGAGGCGCCAGCACTAGCAACCTATTCATTCCTCCCTATTGTTAAAACATTTACCGATGCTGCTGATGTACCAGTTGAAATACGAGATATCTCTCTTGCCGGAAGAATCATTGCGAATTTTCCTGAATATTTAACCCCTGCACAAAAACAAACCGATGATCTCGCCTATCTAGGAGACCTTGTGAAAAAACCAGAAGCAAATATCATTAAACTCCCTTGTATCAGTGCATCGGTACCGCAACTGAAAGCAGCAATCAAAGAACTCCAAAACAAAGGATACAAAATACCTGACTATCCAGAAGAACCGAAAAACGAAAAAGAACAAGAAATCAAAGCAAGGTATGATAAAATCAAAGGTAGTGCAGTCAACCCGGTTCTCCGTATGGGCAACTCTGACCGACGGGTCCCTGCTTCAGTCAAAAACTATGCAAAAAACAATCCACATTTTATGGGAAACTGGTCAAAAAAATCAAAATCCCATGTCGCTTACATGAACCGTGATAACTATCAGGAAAACGAACAGTCAACAACAATCACCAAGGAAACCGCAGGTAACGCAAAGATTGAACTTATTAGAAAAGATGGATCACCAACCATTTTAAAAGATAAAATACTGCTCAATGAAGGAGATATTATCGACGCGACAGTAATGCGAAAAAAAGCATTACGAAAATTTTTAGAAAAACAAATCAACGATGCAGCAAAAAAAGACATACTGTTTTCAGTCCATCTGAAAGCAACCATGATGAAAGTATCAGATCCTATCCTCTTCGGCCATGTGGTATCTGTTTTTTTCAATGATGTGTTCGAAAAACATAAAACAACATTCAAAGAACTCGGTGTCAACCCGAACAACGGTCTTGGCGACTTATATGCAAAAATCCAGATGCTTCCTGAAGAAAAACGAAAAGAGATTGAACAGGACATACAACAATGCTATCAGAAACGACCAAAACTTGCCATGGTGAATGCAGAAAAAGGCATCACCAACCTCCACGTTCCCAGCGATGTGATCATCGATGCTTCGATGCCTGCTGCAATTCGAAATTCAGGACAAATGTATGGACCTGATGGAAAACTTCATGACACCAAATTTGTCATCCCAGACAGCAGCTATGCAAAAGTGTATGAAACCGTCATTGATTTTTGTAAACAACATGGTGCATTTGATCCGAAAACAATGGGTTCGGTCCAAAACATTGGTTTGATGGCACAAAAAGCCGAGGAATACGGATCTCATGACAAAACCTTTGAGATACCAAACGATGGGACCGTCAGGGTTGTATCACAATCAGGAGAAACACTGTTTGAACATCCTGTAGAAGAGGGTGATATTTGGCGTCTCTGCCACACAAAAGATCCTGCGATTCGAGATTGGGTAAAACTTGCAGTAACCAGAGCACAAGCAACTGGATATCCAATTGTATTTTGGCTAGATAAAACACGCCCGCATGATGCACAACTCATCAAAAAAGTAAACACCTATCTCAAAGACTATGATACCAAAAACCTCGAAATACACATCATGGCTCCTGCTGAAGCAACCTTACATACCTGCAAAGAAATCAAAAAAGGAAACAACATTATCGCGGTCACTGGAAATGTCCTTCGTGATTATCTGACTGATCTCTTCCCAATTCTTGAGGTTGGAACCAGTGCAAAAATGTATTCAATTATTCCACTTATGAATGGCGGAGGTTTGTTTGAAACAGGATCAGGAGGGTCGGCACCAAAGCACGTCCAGCAATTCCAACAGGAAGGCCATCTCAGATGGGATTCACTCGGTGAATTTCTCGCACTTGTTCCATCTCTTGAACATTACAGCAGCCGAACGAACAATACCAAAGCGAAAATTCTTGCAGAAACTCTTGATACTGCAATCGAAAAATATTTACAGAACAATAAATCACCATCTCCGAAAGTTCATGAGCTTGACAACCGCGGCAGTCATTTCTACCTTACCATGTACTGGGCAGAAGCACTTGCAGCACAAACCAAAGATAAAGAACTCCAGAAACGTTTTGCTGTGCTTGCAAAAACACTGAAAGAAAACGAACAGAAAATACTCCAGGAACTAAATGCTGCTCAGGGAAAACCTGTTGACCTCGGTGGATACTACAAACCTGATGATGCCCTTGCATCAAAAGCAATGCGCCCCAGTCAGACGTTCAACCAAGCATTACAAACAGTAGCTTTGGTGAATGCCTAA
- a CDS encoding citrate/2-methylcitrate synthase — protein MPPQKKDYLLFSKETQSFIYNMQTNAVQRMLDFDYVAGRKTPSVAAIINPTGSDSFQKFFYGPKEILIPVYKLMKNAAANHPNVDVMINFASFRSAVSSTLEAFEYPQIRTVVIIAEGVPERRMKELIVKAKKLGKVIIGPATVGGIMAGAFKIGNTGGTIENIIESKLHRPGSVGFVSKSGGLSNEAYNIIAQNTDGLYEGIAIGGDRYPGTTLLDHLLRFEKNPEIKMLVCLGEVGGGDEYNIVEALKKKQITKPLVMWVTGTCSKAFKTEVQFGHAGAKAGSDAETADAKNAALKAAGAIVPNSFDDYGEKINQVYNELVKKKIIVPKPEPQVPKVPMDYNAAVKAKLVRRPTNFISTISDDRGEELIYATMTITEVFEQDIGIGGVLSLLWFKKLLPKYATKFIEMAIMVTADHGPAVSGAHNTIVATRAGKDLISSLVSGMLTIGPRFGGAVDGAAQMFSQALDEGKTPQQFVTEMKNKGVNIQGIGHRIKSIHNPDMRVTIIKEYAKKHFKKTSVLDYALEVEKITTSKRDNLILNVDGCIGVCFADMLRNEMPKQEADEYIKMGALNGLFVLGRSIGLIGHHLDQKRLKQGLYRHPWDDIAYMLPEPEHKGR, from the coding sequence ATGCCGCCACAAAAAAAAGACTATCTGCTTTTTAGTAAAGAGACCCAATCATTTATCTATAACATGCAGACCAATGCAGTGCAACGAATGCTTGATTTCGATTATGTCGCTGGTCGAAAAACACCATCGGTTGCTGCGATTATCAATCCGACCGGCAGTGACAGTTTTCAGAAGTTTTTCTACGGACCAAAAGAAATCCTCATCCCAGTATACAAACTCATGAAAAATGCAGCAGCAAACCATCCCAATGTGGATGTAATGATTAACTTTGCATCATTCCGATCCGCAGTATCATCAACCCTTGAAGCATTTGAATATCCGCAGATACGAACCGTAGTGATCATCGCTGAAGGAGTTCCAGAACGAAGAATGAAAGAACTCATCGTCAAAGCAAAAAAACTTGGAAAAGTAATCATTGGACCTGCGACAGTTGGTGGCATCATGGCTGGGGCGTTTAAAATCGGTAACACCGGTGGAACCATTGAAAACATCATCGAATCAAAACTTCACCGGCCTGGCTCTGTTGGTTTCGTCTCAAAATCAGGCGGTTTAAGTAATGAGGCGTACAACATTATCGCTCAAAACACAGATGGACTCTATGAAGGAATTGCAATCGGTGGTGACCGTTACCCAGGCACAACACTCCTTGATCACCTCCTCCGATTTGAAAAAAATCCTGAGATTAAAATGCTGGTCTGTCTTGGCGAAGTTGGTGGTGGTGATGAATACAATATCGTTGAGGCCCTCAAGAAAAAACAGATTACGAAACCATTGGTTATGTGGGTAACAGGAACTTGTTCAAAAGCATTTAAAACTGAGGTACAGTTTGGCCACGCTGGTGCAAAGGCAGGTTCTGATGCTGAAACTGCTGATGCAAAAAACGCTGCACTCAAAGCAGCAGGAGCAATCGTTCCAAACTCTTTTGACGATTACGGTGAAAAAATCAACCAAGTTTACAACGAACTAGTGAAAAAGAAAATCATTGTACCAAAACCCGAACCACAAGTACCTAAGGTACCTATGGATTATAATGCTGCAGTGAAAGCAAAACTTGTACGACGGCCAACGAATTTTATTAGTACAATTTCTGATGACCGGGGAGAAGAACTTATCTATGCTACCATGACCATCACTGAGGTTTTCGAACAAGATATCGGGATTGGTGGTGTTCTCAGTCTTCTCTGGTTTAAGAAACTGTTACCAAAATATGCAACCAAGTTTATTGAAATGGCAATCATGGTTACTGCAGATCATGGCCCTGCAGTATCTGGTGCTCATAACACGATTGTTGCAACGCGAGCAGGAAAAGATCTCATCTCATCGCTGGTCTCAGGGATGCTCACCATTGGTCCTCGATTCGGAGGAGCAGTTGATGGTGCTGCACAAATGTTTTCCCAAGCGCTTGACGAAGGAAAAACACCGCAACAGTTTGTCACTGAAATGAAGAACAAAGGCGTCAACATTCAAGGCATTGGTCATCGAATCAAATCCATTCATAATCCAGACATGCGGGTAACTATCATCAAAGAATACGCAAAGAAACATTTCAAAAAAACATCAGTGCTTGATTACGCACTTGAAGTCGAAAAAATTACTACGTCAAAACGTGATAACCTGATTTTAAATGTTGACGGATGCATTGGCGTGTGTTTTGCTGATATGCTCCGCAATGAGATGCCAAAACAAGAAGCTGATGAGTATATCAAAATGGGTGCGTTGAACGGTTTATTTGTCCTTGGTAGAAGCATTGGCCTAATCGGGCATCATCTTGACCAGAAACGACTCAAACAAGGACTCTATCGACACCCCTGGGATGACATCGCCTATATGCTCCCTGAACCTGAACACAAAGGAAGGTGA
- a CDS encoding ATP citrate lyase citrate-binding domain-containing protein, whose protein sequence is MAQKAIREADGKRMMARLLKEYSNGKYCIEDKFITIGPDTDLKKIPTQHKWVTEQKLVVKPDQLIKRRGKSKLLLLNADWKEAEKWIKERINKPITVGTVTGILDHFIVEPFVPHEQSDEHYLAIISKREGDEILFHHEGGINVGDIDAKAVRYFVPIGEYPTAADIEKKLLNNVPKERRSLIAGFIENMFKFYADLHYAYLEINPFVVTGNTIVPLDLAAKLDDTAEFECGKKWGELEFPSPFGRMLTKEEAYIEELDSKTGASLKLTVLNPEGRIWTMVAGGGASVIYADTITDLGGMDEMANYGEYSGDPNEEFTYLYAKTILDLMTRKKHPKGKVLIIGGGIANFTDVANTFKGIVRAIREYQAKLRDHKIKIFVRRGGPNYKEGLRIMRDLGTEIGVPIEVYGPETHMTKIVPMAMNVIKGGK, encoded by the coding sequence ATGGCACAGAAAGCAATTCGAGAAGCAGACGGAAAACGTATGATGGCACGTCTGCTCAAAGAATATTCCAACGGAAAATATTGTATTGAGGACAAATTTATAACTATTGGACCAGACACAGATCTGAAAAAAATACCAACACAGCATAAATGGGTAACAGAACAAAAACTAGTCGTAAAACCAGATCAACTGATCAAACGACGGGGAAAAAGCAAATTACTCCTTCTAAATGCTGACTGGAAAGAGGCAGAAAAATGGATCAAAGAACGTATCAACAAACCAATTACTGTCGGAACTGTAACTGGAATTCTTGACCATTTCATTGTCGAACCATTTGTCCCCCATGAACAATCAGATGAACATTACCTTGCTATTATATCAAAAAGAGAGGGCGATGAAATACTCTTCCACCATGAAGGAGGAATCAACGTTGGTGATATCGATGCAAAAGCAGTCCGCTATTTTGTACCAATCGGCGAATATCCAACTGCTGCAGATATCGAAAAAAAGCTCCTTAACAACGTTCCTAAAGAACGAAGATCACTCATTGCCGGTTTCATAGAAAATATGTTTAAATTCTACGCAGACCTCCACTATGCGTATCTTGAGATCAACCCGTTTGTTGTCACAGGAAATACTATTGTTCCTCTTGATCTTGCAGCAAAACTTGATGACACCGCTGAGTTCGAATGTGGCAAAAAATGGGGTGAACTTGAATTCCCCTCACCATTTGGCCGGATGCTGACAAAAGAAGAAGCATACATCGAAGAACTGGATTCGAAAACCGGCGCTTCTTTAAAACTCACCGTGCTCAACCCGGAAGGACGCATTTGGACGATGGTAGCTGGTGGTGGAGCATCAGTCATCTATGCAGATACAATTACTGATCTTGGCGGTATGGATGAAATGGCAAACTACGGTGAATACTCAGGAGACCCAAATGAAGAATTCACCTATCTTTATGCGAAAACGATCCTTGATCTCATGACCCGAAAAAAACACCCAAAAGGAAAAGTCCTCATTATTGGTGGTGGTATTGCAAACTTCACCGATGTTGCCAACACGTTCAAAGGTATTGTCCGAGCGATTCGAGAATACCAAGCTAAACTCAGAGATCATAAGATTAAAATTTTTGTCAGACGAGGCGGGCCAAATTACAAAGAAGGACTCCGAATCATGCGGGACTTAGGAACTGAAATCGGAGTCCCTATTGAAGTGTATGGCCCTGAAACCCATATGACCAAAATTGTTCCTATGGCAATGAATGTGATAAAAGGAGGAAAATAG
- a CDS encoding aconitate hydratase yields MGMTITEKILSNHLLEGTKEQGKEIGIKIDQTLTQDATGTMAYLQFEAMNVPKVKTELSVSYVDHNTVQIGFENADDHKYLQTVAAKYGIIYSRAGNGICHQVHLERFGKPGKTLLGSDSHTPTCGGIGMLAIGAGGLDVAVAMAGGPFYLTYPKIIKINLTGKLKPWVSAKDVILKVLEIFTVKGNVGTVFEYGGDGVKTLSVPERATITNMGAECGVTTSLFPSDEITKDFLKAQGREKDWIELKADADATYDKIVDINLSELEPLAAVPHSPGNIKKIRDIEGIDVDQVCIGSCTNSSYKDLMTVAHILKNKKTHPNVSFVIAPGSKQVFENIAKDGGFSDLLSAGARFAESACGFCIGNSQSPKTGAISLRTSNRNFEGRSGTKDAQVYLVSPETAAAAVITGKITDPRDLEKIGIKYPTIKLPKKYYIDDSMFIYPPADGTKIHIYRGPNIGEPPKSTPMPDELHGVVTIKVGDKITTDHIIPAGARMKYRSNVPKYSEFVFEIIDPKFHEKAKQIREKGKHNIIVAGVSYGQGSSREHAAICPMYLGVKAVLAKSLERIHKANLVNFGILPLRFKHEQDYDTIEQNDELHIPNIQSLLEKNQPLKVINKTRNKTIEVEYDLSDREKKILLAGGTLNMMGKTVKKEGRS; encoded by the coding sequence ATGGGAATGACAATAACTGAAAAAATACTCTCTAACCATCTTCTTGAAGGAACCAAAGAGCAAGGAAAAGAAATCGGCATCAAAATCGACCAAACACTCACCCAAGATGCGACTGGAACCATGGCATACCTCCAATTCGAAGCAATGAATGTACCTAAAGTAAAAACAGAACTCTCGGTCAGCTACGTTGATCATAACACCGTCCAAATCGGTTTTGAAAACGCTGACGACCATAAATATCTCCAAACCGTCGCAGCAAAATACGGCATCATCTATTCTCGCGCTGGAAACGGCATCTGCCATCAAGTCCATCTGGAACGATTCGGAAAACCAGGAAAAACACTACTCGGATCAGATTCACACACCCCAACCTGCGGTGGAATCGGTATGCTTGCAATCGGTGCAGGCGGCCTTGATGTTGCTGTTGCCATGGCTGGAGGGCCTTTCTATTTAACGTATCCAAAAATCATAAAAATCAACCTCACCGGAAAACTTAAACCCTGGGTATCAGCAAAAGACGTCATCCTCAAAGTCCTTGAAATATTCACAGTCAAAGGAAATGTCGGAACCGTGTTTGAATACGGTGGTGATGGTGTCAAAACGCTCTCAGTCCCCGAACGCGCAACGATAACCAACATGGGTGCTGAATGCGGCGTCACCACTTCACTATTCCCAAGCGACGAAATAACCAAAGACTTTTTGAAAGCACAAGGAAGAGAAAAAGACTGGATTGAACTCAAAGCAGACGCAGATGCAACCTACGATAAAATCGTGGATATCAACCTCAGTGAACTTGAACCACTTGCAGCAGTACCACATAGCCCAGGAAACATCAAAAAGATTCGAGATATCGAAGGTATAGATGTTGATCAAGTCTGCATCGGCAGTTGTACAAATTCATCCTATAAAGATCTCATGACGGTTGCTCATATCTTAAAAAATAAAAAAACACATCCGAATGTAAGCTTTGTCATTGCACCCGGCTCAAAACAGGTTTTCGAAAACATTGCAAAAGATGGTGGTTTTTCAGATCTGCTCTCAGCAGGTGCTCGATTTGCAGAATCGGCATGCGGTTTTTGCATAGGAAACAGTCAATCACCAAAAACCGGTGCTATCTCACTACGAACCAGTAACCGGAATTTTGAGGGACGATCCGGTACCAAAGATGCACAAGTGTATCTCGTCAGCCCTGAAACAGCAGCAGCTGCAGTAATCACAGGAAAAATTACTGATCCCCGAGATCTCGAAAAAATAGGAATCAAATATCCAACGATCAAACTCCCAAAGAAATACTACATTGATGATAGTATGTTTATTTATCCTCCTGCAGATGGTACAAAGATTCATATCTACCGCGGCCCAAACATCGGTGAACCACCAAAAAGTACACCAATGCCTGATGAACTCCATGGTGTAGTAACCATCAAGGTAGGTGATAAAATTACCACTGACCACATCATCCCTGCAGGGGCACGAATGAAGTACCGCTCAAATGTCCCAAAATACTCAGAGTTTGTCTTTGAAATCATTGATCCAAAATTCCATGAAAAAGCAAAACAAATCCGTGAAAAAGGTAAGCACAATATCATCGTCGCAGGGGTTAGCTACGGGCAGGGATCATCCCGAGAACATGCTGCAATATGTCCAATGTATCTTGGAGTAAAAGCAGTACTTGCAAAATCACTTGAGCGAATTCATAAAGCAAATCTGGTAAATTTCGGTATTCTTCCGTTACGGTTTAAACACGAGCAAGACTATGATACCATCGAACAAAATGATGAGCTGCACATCCCGAACATTCAAAGTTTACTTGAAAAAAATCAGCCGCTAAAAGTTATTAACAAAACCAGGAATAAAACCATTGAAGTTGAGTATGACCTCTCTGATCGAGAAAAAAAGATTCTCCTTGCAGGAGGAACATTAAACATGATGGGAAAAACTGTAAAAAAAGAAGGAAGGAGTTGA
- a CDS encoding MoaD/ThiS family protein, which translates to MKIIVKVIGRYTDIVGKSELVLDMSDDSCIWDIINRMISLFPKFDQDKKFMMVLKNNVFARREEKLIDGDEITLVPPVVSGG; encoded by the coding sequence ATGAAAATTATCGTGAAAGTAATTGGGAGATATACAGATATCGTAGGAAAATCTGAATTAGTTCTCGATATGAGCGACGATAGTTGTATCTGGGATATTATTAATCGCATGATTAGCTTGTTTCCGAAATTTGATCAGGATAAAAAATTCATGATGGTATTAAAAAATAATGTTTTTGCCCGTCGTGAAGAAAAACTTATTGATGGCGATGAGATAACGTTAGTGCCGCCAGTGGTAAGTGGTGGATAA
- a CDS encoding ThiF family adenylyltransferase — protein MNEDRYQRQRLVLEFGDTAQDLIRTKHIVIIGGGGLGSHGAEIMVRMGVGSVTVIDDDVVHRSNLHRTAVFTEKDVGQPKSVVLQERLSLVNADGIIQGIVKKVTKENISELVQNANLILDGTDDLETRFLINETALQKSIPWVYAGVYGTIGMILGIVPGKTPCFACMIQTVPEKKSITPVLGNLPSVVASIQCTEALKILLGKPVGNLIMYDLWLHRFDLIPLKKTTTCPCCGNQSTLRKR, from the coding sequence ATGAATGAAGATCGATACCAGCGGCAACGGCTAGTCCTTGAATTTGGAGATACTGCCCAGGATCTTATCAGAACAAAACATATCGTTATTATTGGCGGCGGCGGTCTCGGAAGTCATGGTGCTGAAATTATGGTTCGTATGGGTGTTGGATCAGTAACTGTGATCGATGATGATGTGGTTCATCGTAGTAATCTTCATCGGACTGCAGTTTTTACTGAAAAAGATGTTGGTCAACCAAAATCCGTAGTGTTACAAGAACGTCTATCACTTGTTAATGCTGATGGTATAATTCAGGGTATTGTGAAAAAGGTGACTAAAGAAAATATTTCTGAACTTGTGCAAAATGCTAATTTGATTCTTGATGGAACCGACGATCTCGAGACTCGTTTCCTGATCAATGAAACAGCGTTACAAAAGAGCATCCCTTGGGTGTATGCAGGAGTGTATGGAACCATCGGTATGATTCTGGGCATTGTTCCCGGAAAAACACCGTGTTTTGCTTGTATGATACAGACAGTTCCTGAGAAAAAAAGTATAACCCCGGTTCTTGGAAATTTACCTAGCGTAGTAGCATCGATTCAGTGTACTGAGGCGTTGAAGATCCTACTTGGGAAACCAGTTGGTAATTTAATTATGTATGATCTCTGGTTACACCGTTTCGACCTAATACCCTTGAAAAAAACCACGACCTGTCCTTGTTGCGGTAATCAGAGTACTCTGAGGAAAAGATAA